One Mya arenaria isolate MELC-2E11 chromosome 5, ASM2691426v1 genomic window carries:
- the LOC128234715 gene encoding uncharacterized protein LOC128234715 yields the protein MATASVYIASDQVYDYCCSKCDEHGKNIEAQHFCPECEHYLCDKCVRLHKGYHRQHTVYGRGDIQKWAGFSMDRCDQHSNKLEVHCDDHQELCCSVCVALNHRQCSSISHLPDLAQGFIETVEFKLLPAAVKKIKHVLDGLRNARMKDQASLKDSYKNILAEIKSFRKEITTMLDQLEKKAVEQLESKVKDMDKSMNDDIEACAQMHDQLKTMMEKVQRLTGKQKETNSYIGYKRCQGQLTKAQSVIHEIEARPKEERILFYPNTKIKTFLQGLDNLGNTVHVYNCISKKYISMDPYIICEMPDGHIVKTDFTGLMLLNSQYKKIAHCNLPGYSYNLCHTIGNEVCVAVFIDGFFTNYSEIHFIKVTRGKLQKVRKFTIDQRCTSIAHHQGRLYLSYGTALYQYTMYGELVKKIYENQEIFKCAVSPDGERIYVTLHSFATSLSLVTLDQSGQVLSTFEDPELCGPCLVCVSPNGHVFVCGSMSNTMLHLDREGTQKLATVADGLKLPESVCFSEQTSSLIVGCDHMIHVLKLC from the exons ATGGCCACAGCATCCGTGTATATAGCATCTGACCAGGTTTATGACTACTGTTGTTCCAAGTGTGATGAACATGGCAAAAACATCGAGGCTCAACACTTCTGCCCAGAGTGTGAACACTATCTGTGTGACAAGTGTGTGCGATTACATAAGGGATACCATAGACAGCATACAGTGTATGGGCGTGGAGACATTCAGAAATGGGCGGGGTTTTCCATGGACAGATGTGACCAACATAGCAACAAGCTGGAGGTCCACTGCGATGACCACCAGGAACTTTGCTGTAGTGTCTGTGTGGCCCTTAACCACAG GCAGTGTAGCAGTATCAGTCACCTGCCTGACCTGGCCCAAGGCTTCATTGAAACAGTTGAGTTCAAGCTGCTGCCAGCAGCAGTAAAAAAGATAAAGCATGTGCTGGATGGGCTGAGGAATGCCAGGATGAAAGACCAAGCATCATTAAAAGACTCATACAAGAACATCCTGGCGGAAATTAAGTCTTTCCGCAAAGAGATTACCACCATGTTGGACCAGCTTGAGAAGAAGGCAGTTGAACAGTTGGAAAGCAAGGTGAAAGATATGGATAAGTCAATGAATGATGATATTGAAGCATGTGCTCAAATGCATGACCAACTAAAAACCATGATGGAAAAAGTTCAACGGTTGACAGGCAAACAAAAGGAGACAAATTCCTACATTGGGTATAAAAGGTGCCAAGGGCAGCTTACCAAAGCTCAAAGTGTGATACATGAGATAGAAGCAAGACCAAAAGAAGAAAGAATACTATTTTATCCCAACACCAAGATTAAAACTTTCCTTCAAGGCTTGGACAATCTAGGTAACACTGTTCATGTGTATAACTGTATTTCTAAGAAATACATCTCAATGGATCCTTATATTATATGTGAGATGCCTGATGGACACATTGTCAAAACAGACTTTACAGGACTTATGCTTCTGAACAGCCAATACAAGAAAATTGCACACTGTAATCTTCCTGGCTATTCATATAACTTGTGTCATACCATAGGCAATGAAGTTTGTGTAGCTGTCTTTATAGATGGATTTTTCACTAACTATTCTGAAATCCATTTCATAAAAGTGACCAGAGGGAAGCTACAGAAAGTGAGAAAGTTCACCATAGACCAGAGGTGCACCTCAATTGCCCACCACCAGGGCCGGTTGTATTTAAGCTACGGCACTGCCCTCTACCAGTACACTATGTATGGTGAACTTGTTAAGAAGATTTATGAAAACCAGGAAATTTTCAAATGTGCTGTAAGTCCTGATGGGGAGAGAATATATGTAACACTACATTCATTTGCAACTTCATTGTCATTGGTTACACTTGATCAAAGTGGTCAAGTATTATCTACATTTGAAGATCCAGAGCTATGTGGACCCTGTCTAGTATGTGTCAGTCCGAATGgccatgtgtttgtgtgtgggtCAATGTCTAACACTATGCTACACCTGGACAGGGAGGGCACACAGAAGTTGGCCACCGTGGCTGATGGCTTAAAGTTGCCTGAGTCAGTGTGCTTCAGTGAACAAACCTCCAGCCTTATTGTTGGATGTGATCATATGATTCATGTTTTGAAGCTATGCTGA